The Streptomyces sp. NBC_00576 genome contains the following window.
TTCACCACGCCGTAGTCGGACTGGTTTACGTCGTTTCCGTAGGCCCAGTCGGTGGCCCTCCCCAGGGGAACCTCCCCGCCCCTTCGGCGCCAGGTGACAGCGCCGTTGGCCATGCAATGTCCGGCAGTGATCATGTACTTGTTGCCGTCGTCGTCCTGCACGTTGAATGCGGCACTGCAGGCTCGAGTCCGGGTGATCCCGCCGGAGGTGTAGTCCGATAATATGCCCAGACCGCCGCGCATGGCGTAGGCGGTCGATTCGATCTTGCCAGAGCGTTCCGTTATGTCGACCGCATCTCCAAACCCGGAGGCGGCATTCTCAATCCGGGACCTGTCGGTGGCGGAAACCCCGTCGTAGATCTGTACGTCGACCCGGTTGCCGCTCTGGTCAATGCTCCAGGCGGTGTTGGGGATCCCTGCCAGCTGATCCAGTTTTGCTTTGGCGGAGTCGAGGTCGGCCGTGCTGTGGGGGACGACTTCCGCTACTGCGCCGGCACTTTGCACGGTTTCCGCCGAGGCCTGGTCGGTGACCGCCACCACGAGTCGTCCGTCGCGGTAGTAGACGCCTGCTGCGCGCTCCTTACCCAGCTGGCTGGCGATCGATGCCGCCTTGACTGGATCGGTGAGTGGCGGCGGCGCCGCTTGGGTGGCGGTCGTGGTGGTCAGCGTGAGTACTCCGCCGACCGTCGCCGCGATCATTCCCCGGTGCACGTGACGTCTTCGCATGTACGGTCCTTACCCTCTCGAATGATGGGCCTCTGGTGATCGAAATGCTTAGTGCGAGGCTAGTGGAGCAGCGTTTGGCGAGGGGTGGACCAGGCACGACAATTTCGGCGGTGGCGGTACGTTGACCTGAACTCGCGGGCTGCGGCCAGAAGTGACACCGTGGGGGCGCTTCTCTGGCTTGGCCGCACGGGGGGTGAGTGTCCCGTCCACGTCGAGGAACAGCAGTGGTCGGTTCATGATTCCCCCGGTCTGTTCAAATCCCGGCGTGGTGAGTGTGATCACCGCATCGGAGACGTCCTGGATAGCCCCGCTCGCCGGGCTGAGTCCGCGCTGTTTCGGCAAGTTGGTGACCATGTTGCAGCGCGACGGAGCAGGGCGGTCCGTCGGGGCCGGCCATGGAGCCTGTCGCTGGAAGACCGGGTGCTGCTGGTCACGGCCTACTGGCGCACG
Protein-coding sequences here:
- a CDS encoding S1 family peptidase, with translation MRRRHVHRGMIAATVGGVLTLTTTTATQAAPPPLTDPVKAASIASQLGKERAAGVYYRDGRLVVAVTDQASAETVQSAGAVAEVVPHSTADLDSAKAKLDQLAGIPNTAWSIDQSGNRVDVQIYDGVSATDRSRIENAASGFGDAVDITERSGKIESTAYAMRGGLGILSDYTSGGITRTRACSAAFNVQDDDGNKYMITAGHCMANGAVTWRRRGGEVPLGRATDWAYGNDVNQSDYGVVKYTNPDVTPYGTIQYKDGSEGQISRSASAFEGEKVKRVGTMSQDLVGMVLSTNATVTYDEGTTLKNMTEASNCDVFGDSGGALFSGETALGITSGGSYADQPCGDSDSQADRSTWYEPLGLVLSWEDLKVY